The following proteins come from a genomic window of Nocardiopsis sp. YSL2:
- a CDS encoding alpha-(1->3)-arabinofuranosyltransferase, producing the protein MTSAESTVRREPEDSRAPSAPGGGLDDTLLARLKVLTVCLLLGALAASIDPGRIVSDTKIDLTANPLGFLERALFLWDASYFGQIQNQAYGYFFPNGPFHLVLDLAGMPDWLIQRLWMAVLLVAAFTGVYKVAGALGLGTVNTRILAGLAYALAPRVLTLLSYNSAELQPMLLMPWILLPLILGARQGRSPLRMAFLSGAAFLLCGGTNAASELAVLVVPGLYLLTRARGPRKRRLITWWSVAIVLASFWYIAPLLLMSRYVYSFMPYTEDAAVTTGVTSLLNALRGTSNWMGFLPDQGNTALPSGAELSTTPWLIAVTALVAGLGLAGLINRRTPERLFLIACLLTGTAVIVAGHTGDLTGPLAGSMRDLLDGALAPFRNVHKFDALIRLPLVLGLAHLPVVVARDWADRRSAPVSARVRRSVAALAAVAFLVTLLPIGAVGIAPAGGFERMPQYWIEATDWLEERSDERGMTMALPGSARGEYEWGRPLDEPMQPLLSGPWTNHQIIPWGSGGVSRLTHEIDQRVSSGRGSAGLAQTFARLGVTHLIVRNDLQRTGNNGGWPARVHQALRTSPGITEAAEFGPVIGSLDHQSASQWFDQPYQALTVYEVADAAPTVGTVPADEAVRVTGGPESLLHLAEQGLITDDRPVLLGDDPGAEEISAADTVVTDTARRREVVYSDVRRNVSATLTEDQELERDVPAPDILDPAWENHVAHAQDLGIASVTASSAESGADARGSDRDPGNAPHAALDGDLATSWRSSAFTGAIGEWLEVEFSEPRDLEGLSMTFEHLPGEPPPSRVTLVTDNGEADVPVAETDEPQDLVAPPGLTSTLRVRVDELAWEPEYRFGTRVGIADLSLPGLEVDRTLVVPGPADTGTLVFTGSTGTAPGCMEGSHVWVCNPRLQVRGEDARRLDRTFELSEESASGSHRISGEVVLTDPREAENAANRAGGYPTVTSSSTAVEHPASMGRGALDDDESTVWYPDPEEKEPWLDIDLGEPTTLGYLEVDFPRADSVLRPIRVTVEGGDTVREGWLDGSGRVDFASLTTDTLRVTFERPEGQALEIGSIGLPGVDPVEPAPEGDAATACGLGPTLRVNDQRVETRISGGTLADQLTGLPLRYESCTDLDLVGGTNRLEVDPGNRYEVRSAVVDSADALADRSEVTMAGVERTHGWGPSGRSFDVAVDEDSLLVVNENFNEGWTARLEGSGGPLEPVRLEGWKQAWVLPAGSAGTVTLEYTPDNAYHAALLVGFLLAALLVIVALWPRGRRARASAPRGQRALPAAEPGWLGRWAVLPLGLAYGVWVAGWAGAALVGVILLCMWWLGRQAPKGLRHAKPGRPSMGGRLLPHLAGPWTVTAALALAGLAMGAGTYLALYMPFHDVSQVFGGPLRGWVPQALCLPALARLVLALGQRGLDEDADDDPPGVRAGARTGPASGAATGGGAVSGTARDVPADTGAEPRDPAGPEPDDAVPADDRVADGTVTADGHAGGGRATGGSTAPDTEEART; encoded by the coding sequence GTGACTTCGGCGGAATCCACCGTCAGGCGCGAACCGGAGGATTCCAGAGCACCGTCCGCCCCCGGCGGAGGACTGGACGACACGCTGCTGGCGCGGCTGAAGGTCCTCACGGTGTGTCTGCTCCTGGGCGCGCTGGCGGCCAGCATCGACCCCGGCAGGATCGTCAGCGACACCAAGATCGACCTGACGGCCAACCCGCTGGGGTTCCTGGAGCGCGCACTGTTCCTGTGGGACGCCTCCTACTTCGGGCAGATCCAGAACCAGGCCTACGGGTACTTCTTCCCCAACGGCCCCTTCCACCTGGTGCTCGACCTGGCCGGCATGCCCGACTGGCTCATCCAGCGGCTGTGGATGGCCGTCCTGCTCGTCGCCGCGTTCACCGGCGTGTACAAGGTCGCCGGAGCCCTGGGCCTGGGCACCGTCAACACCCGCATCCTCGCCGGGCTCGCCTACGCCCTCGCGCCGCGCGTGCTGACGCTGCTGTCCTACAACTCCGCCGAACTGCAGCCGATGCTGCTCATGCCGTGGATCCTGCTGCCCCTGATCCTCGGCGCCCGCCAGGGCCGTTCCCCCCTGCGGATGGCCTTCCTGTCCGGCGCGGCCTTCCTGCTGTGCGGCGGCACCAACGCGGCCTCCGAGCTCGCGGTGCTGGTCGTGCCCGGCCTCTACCTCCTGACACGCGCCCGCGGCCCCCGCAAGCGGCGGCTCATCACCTGGTGGTCGGTCGCGATCGTCCTGGCCTCGTTCTGGTACATCGCCCCGCTGCTGCTCATGTCGCGGTACGTGTACTCGTTCATGCCCTACACCGAGGACGCCGCGGTCACCACCGGCGTCACCTCGCTGCTCAACGCGCTGCGCGGGACCTCCAACTGGATGGGCTTCCTGCCCGACCAGGGCAACACCGCGCTGCCCTCGGGCGCCGAGCTGTCCACCACCCCCTGGCTGATCGCCGTCACCGCCCTGGTCGCCGGACTCGGCCTGGCCGGACTCATCAACCGCCGCACCCCCGAACGCCTCTTCCTCATCGCCTGCCTCCTCACCGGGACGGCGGTGATCGTCGCGGGCCACACCGGCGACCTGACCGGTCCCCTCGCGGGGAGCATGCGCGACCTCCTCGACGGCGCGCTCGCCCCCTTCCGCAACGTCCACAAGTTCGACGCGCTGATCCGCCTGCCCCTCGTCCTCGGACTGGCCCACCTGCCGGTGGTCGTGGCCCGCGACTGGGCCGACCGGCGCTCGGCACCCGTCTCGGCGCGCGTGCGCAGGTCGGTCGCGGCCCTGGCCGCCGTCGCCTTCCTGGTCACGCTGCTGCCCATCGGCGCCGTCGGCATCGCCCCGGCGGGAGGGTTCGAGCGGATGCCCCAGTACTGGATCGAGGCCACCGACTGGCTGGAGGAGCGCTCCGACGAACGCGGCATGACGATGGCGCTTCCGGGGTCGGCGCGCGGTGAGTACGAGTGGGGCCGCCCCCTGGACGAGCCCATGCAGCCCCTGCTCTCGGGCCCCTGGACCAACCACCAGATCATCCCCTGGGGTTCGGGGGGCGTCTCCCGCCTCACCCACGAGATCGATCAGCGGGTCTCCTCCGGGCGCGGATCGGCGGGACTCGCCCAGACCTTCGCCCGCCTGGGCGTCACCCACCTCATCGTTCGCAACGACCTCCAGCGCACCGGCAACAACGGCGGCTGGCCCGCGCGCGTGCACCAGGCACTGCGGACCTCGCCCGGCATCACCGAGGCGGCGGAGTTCGGCCCGGTCATCGGCTCCCTCGACCACCAGTCCGCCTCCCAGTGGTTCGACCAGCCCTATCAGGCGCTCACGGTCTACGAGGTCGCCGACGCCGCGCCGACCGTCGGCACCGTCCCCGCCGACGAGGCCGTGCGCGTGACCGGCGGGCCCGAGTCCCTGCTCCACCTGGCCGAACAGGGCCTGATCACGGACGACCGCCCCGTCCTGCTGGGCGACGACCCGGGCGCCGAGGAGATCTCCGCCGCCGACACGGTCGTCACCGACACCGCCCGCCGCCGCGAGGTCGTCTACTCCGACGTCCGCCGCAACGTCTCGGCGACGCTGACCGAGGACCAGGAGCTCGAACGCGACGTCCCCGCGCCCGACATCCTCGATCCGGCGTGGGAGAACCACGTCGCCCACGCCCAGGACCTGGGCATCGCCTCGGTCACCGCCTCCTCCGCCGAGAGCGGCGCCGACGCCCGCGGCTCCGACCGCGACCCGGGCAACGCCCCGCACGCGGCCCTGGACGGCGACCTGGCCACCTCGTGGCGCTCCAGCGCGTTCACGGGCGCCATCGGCGAGTGGCTGGAGGTCGAGTTCTCCGAGCCGCGCGACCTCGAAGGGCTCAGCATGACCTTCGAGCACCTGCCCGGCGAGCCGCCGCCCTCACGGGTCACCCTCGTCACCGACAACGGCGAGGCCGACGTCCCGGTCGCCGAGACCGACGAACCCCAGGACCTCGTCGCCCCGCCCGGGCTCACCTCGACCCTGCGCGTGCGCGTGGACGAACTCGCCTGGGAACCGGAGTACCGCTTCGGCACGCGCGTGGGCATCGCGGACCTCTCCCTGCCCGGCCTGGAGGTCGACCGCACCCTCGTCGTGCCGGGTCCCGCCGACACCGGCACCCTGGTGTTCACCGGCTCCACCGGCACCGCGCCGGGCTGCATGGAGGGCTCCCACGTGTGGGTGTGCAACCCGCGGCTCCAGGTGCGGGGCGAGGACGCGCGCCGCCTGGACCGCACGTTCGAGCTGTCGGAGGAGTCCGCCTCGGGGTCGCACCGGATCTCCGGCGAGGTCGTGCTCACCGACCCCCGCGAGGCGGAGAACGCCGCCAACCGCGCCGGCGGGTATCCGACGGTGACCTCCTCCTCCACCGCCGTGGAGCACCCGGCGTCGATGGGCCGGGGCGCGCTGGACGACGACGAGAGCACGGTCTGGTACCCGGACCCGGAGGAGAAGGAGCCCTGGCTCGACATCGACCTGGGCGAGCCCACCACCCTCGGGTACCTGGAGGTCGACTTCCCCCGCGCCGACAGCGTCCTGCGGCCGATCAGGGTCACCGTCGAGGGCGGGGACACCGTGCGCGAGGGCTGGCTCGACGGCAGTGGCCGCGTCGACTTCGCGTCCCTGACCACCGACACCCTGCGCGTCACCTTCGAGCGGCCCGAGGGCCAGGCGCTGGAGATCGGCTCCATCGGCCTGCCCGGCGTCGACCCGGTCGAACCGGCGCCCGAGGGCGACGCCGCCACCGCGTGCGGGCTGGGCCCGACCCTGCGGGTCAACGACCAGCGGGTGGAGACGCGCATCAGCGGTGGCACGCTCGCCGACCAGCTCACCGGACTGCCGCTGCGCTACGAGTCCTGCACCGACCTCGACCTGGTCGGGGGCACCAACCGCCTCGAGGTCGACCCGGGCAACCGCTACGAGGTCCGCTCGGCCGTGGTGGACTCCGCCGACGCTCTGGCCGACCGCTCCGAGGTCACCATGGCCGGGGTGGAGAGGACGCACGGCTGGGGCCCCAGCGGGCGCAGCTTCGACGTGGCCGTCGACGAGGACAGCCTGCTCGTGGTCAACGAGAACTTCAACGAGGGATGGACGGCCCGGCTGGAGGGGTCCGGCGGGCCACTGGAACCGGTCCGGCTGGAGGGCTGGAAGCAGGCGTGGGTCCTGCCCGCGGGCAGCGCGGGCACCGTCACGCTGGAGTACACGCCCGACAACGCCTACCACGCGGCCCTGCTGGTCGGCTTCCTGCTGGCCGCGCTACTCGTCATCGTGGCCCTGTGGCCCCGGGGCCGACGTGCGCGCGCGTCGGCGCCGCGCGGGCAGCGCGCCCTGCCCGCCGCCGAGCCCGGCTGGCTCGGCCGCTGGGCCGTCCTGCCCCTCGGCCTGGCCTACGGAGTGTGGGTGGCCGGTTGGGCCGGTGCCGCCCTGGTCGGCGTCATCCTGCTGTGCATGTGGTGGCTGGGGCGCCAGGCCCCCAAGGGGCTGCGGCACGCCAAACCCGGGCGCCCGTCCATGGGCGGCCGGCTGCTGCCCCACCTGGCGGGGCCGTGGACGGTGACGGCGGCCCTGGCGCTGGCCGGACTGGCGATGGGCGCCGGGACCTACCTGGCCCTGTACATGCCCTTCCACGACGTCTCCCAGGTGTTCGGCGGCCCGCTGCGCGGCTGGGTGCCCCAGGCTCTGTGCCTGCCCGCGCTGGCGCGGCTGGTGCTGGCCCTGGGCCAGCGCGGCCTCGACGAGGACGCCGACGACGACCCGCCCGGCGTGCGCGCCGGGGCCCGGACCGGTCCCGCCTCGGGCGCGGCGACCGGTGGGGGCGCGGTGTCCGGCACCGCTCGCGACGTGCCCGCCGACACGGGCGCGGAGCCCCGGGACCCGGCCGGGCCCGAGCCCGACGACGCGGTCCCGGCCGACGACCGCGTAGCCGACGGCACGGTCACCGCGGACGGCCACGCGGGTGGGGGCCGTGCCACCGGCGGGTCCACGGCGCCCGACACCGAGGAGGCCCGGACATGA
- a CDS encoding glycosyltransferase family 4 protein gives MVFQKVHHRVEPDTPTVTAPAAAVTVPEPPADQGPRLDGVRLVMINWRDPWQSTAGGAEEYAWRISRHLAGRGAIVTFLTSREPHQARVETKDGIVIRRMGGRFTVYPRVMAWLALWRREYHLAFDCMNGIPFLSRLVLRRRTRVVSVVHHVHDLQFNAYFPAPLAWFGRLMESAVASRVYRGCTTVTVSESSRAAMRDKLGWRAPIEVIHNGGVPAPLAVPPPASPPAAAGDDGAASGCPAIVSLGRLVVQKRVSRVVDLAAGLRGSHPGLRVHIIGRGPEGEHLADQIEHDGLGDAVRLHGFLPEADKNRLLASCDLHVTASEFEGWGLTVIEAARLGVPTVAYDVDGLRDSVRDGETGWLVRAGEDLADVVDRALKELSDPRRAAEVRRACRAWAAQFTWEASGARMTRLVAAELRLGDPATTPGTHDSAAGKKEKM, from the coding sequence GTGGTTTTCCAGAAGGTCCACCACAGGGTCGAACCCGACACCCCCACGGTCACCGCCCCGGCCGCGGCCGTGACGGTTCCGGAACCCCCCGCCGACCAGGGCCCGCGCCTGGACGGTGTGCGACTCGTCATGATCAACTGGCGCGACCCCTGGCAGAGCACCGCCGGAGGCGCCGAGGAGTACGCCTGGCGGATCAGCCGGCACCTGGCCGGACGCGGTGCCATCGTCACCTTCCTGACGAGCCGCGAACCCCACCAGGCGCGGGTGGAGACCAAGGACGGCATCGTCATCCGCCGCATGGGCGGCCGGTTCACCGTCTACCCCCGCGTCATGGCCTGGCTCGCCCTGTGGCGACGCGAGTACCACCTCGCCTTCGACTGCATGAACGGTATCCCGTTCCTGTCGCGGCTGGTGCTGCGCCGCCGGACCCGCGTCGTGAGCGTCGTCCACCACGTGCACGACCTGCAGTTCAACGCCTACTTCCCGGCGCCGCTCGCCTGGTTCGGGCGCCTCATGGAGTCCGCGGTCGCCTCCCGCGTGTACCGCGGCTGCACCACCGTGACCGTCTCGGAGTCCTCCCGCGCGGCGATGCGCGACAAGCTCGGCTGGCGCGCGCCCATCGAGGTCATCCACAACGGCGGCGTCCCGGCCCCCCTCGCGGTTCCCCCTCCCGCGTCCCCGCCCGCCGCGGCCGGGGACGACGGTGCCGCCTCCGGGTGCCCTGCCATCGTCAGCCTCGGCCGCCTCGTCGTGCAGAAGCGCGTCTCCAGGGTGGTCGACCTCGCCGCCGGCCTGCGCGGGTCCCACCCCGGCCTGCGCGTGCACATCATCGGCCGCGGCCCCGAGGGCGAGCACCTCGCCGACCAGATCGAGCACGACGGCCTCGGCGACGCCGTCCGCCTGCACGGCTTCCTCCCGGAGGCGGACAAGAACCGCCTCCTGGCCTCCTGCGACCTGCACGTCACCGCCTCCGAGTTCGAGGGCTGGGGCCTGACCGTCATCGAGGCGGCCCGGCTCGGCGTCCCCACCGTGGCCTACGATGTGGACGGACTTCGCGACTCGGTACGCGACGGTGAAACCGGGTGGCTGGTACGCGCCGGCGAGGACCTCGCCGACGTGGTCGACCGGGCCCTCAAGGAGCTCTCCGACCCCCGGAGGGCCGCGGAGGTCCGCCGCGCCTGCCGGGCGTGGGCCGCCCAGTTCACCTGGGAGGCCAGCGGCGCGAGGATGACCCGGCTGGTCGCCGCCGAACTCCGGCTCGGCGACCCGGCCACCACTCCCGGCACCCACGACTCCGCGGCAGGCAAGAAAGAGAAGATGTGA
- a CDS encoding GDSL-type esterase/lipase family protein, whose protein sequence is MLAAMAVTLLLIRTDSGLGGGADERSDEPVSVPGPPEGELRIMPVGDSLTQGSSGDFTWRYRLWTHLEQSGVDAVFVGPHDDMHGLDGDGGDRTYADPDFDTGHAARWGATSEELSADLAEIAAEHDPHYLLLLTGMEDMLRGGGADHALEGVGEMVSTVRVVRGEARFVVGELPPVEGTGDDARLNEEIAHFNMGVVDLAEQLTSSESPVIVAQVARDYAPSYDNWDEVHPNARGEVKIAAAFADALAEPLGVGEPYPRPLPNVSVGPLEAPEPEAEEAADGLLLSWPSVPGATGYRVVQRRIAPDPDEATVLPAVAEGDGDRRSVLVEALFSGARYEFVVRPVKGRDEGEESEPVQVLWDDDPPPGPTGVRVHDGGAVVEWDAVEEATHYEVWLRALECGPADEFRRPRDGLDGSRPGDAAPDGDGSRTPDRETPTPRPEPRPEPPPDPAPEPVPDPAPAQPDPPTAPTPAPSPGIDCERRDGRGPQDGEGWRTQGSTGEDTRWEATVSGHYEVVVRSYRDYVEGRFSDSVLL, encoded by the coding sequence ATGCTCGCCGCGATGGCGGTCACCCTCCTCCTCATCCGCACCGACTCCGGGCTCGGCGGCGGCGCGGACGAGCGGTCAGACGAGCCCGTCAGCGTCCCCGGACCGCCCGAGGGGGAGCTGCGCATCATGCCGGTGGGGGACTCCCTCACCCAGGGCAGCAGCGGCGACTTCACCTGGCGCTACCGCCTGTGGACGCACCTGGAGCAGAGCGGCGTCGACGCCGTCTTCGTGGGACCCCATGACGACATGCACGGGCTGGACGGGGACGGCGGGGACCGCACCTACGCCGATCCCGACTTCGACACCGGGCACGCCGCACGGTGGGGCGCCACCTCCGAGGAGCTGTCCGCCGACCTCGCCGAGATCGCGGCCGAACACGACCCCCACTACCTCCTGCTCCTGACCGGCATGGAGGACATGCTGCGCGGCGGCGGCGCGGACCACGCGCTGGAGGGCGTCGGAGAGATGGTCTCCACGGTGCGCGTCGTCCGGGGGGAGGCCCGCTTCGTGGTCGGCGAGCTTCCTCCGGTCGAGGGCACCGGCGACGACGCTCGCCTCAACGAGGAGATCGCGCACTTCAACATGGGCGTGGTCGACCTCGCCGAGCAGTTGACCTCCTCCGAGTCGCCCGTGATCGTCGCCCAGGTGGCCAGGGACTACGCCCCCTCCTACGACAACTGGGACGAGGTCCACCCCAACGCGCGCGGTGAGGTCAAGATCGCGGCCGCCTTCGCCGACGCCCTCGCCGAGCCGCTGGGCGTGGGCGAGCCCTACCCCCGGCCGCTGCCGAACGTCTCGGTGGGCCCGTTGGAGGCGCCCGAGCCCGAGGCGGAGGAGGCCGCCGACGGGCTTCTGCTGAGCTGGCCGTCCGTGCCCGGCGCGACCGGCTACCGGGTGGTGCAGCGCCGGATCGCCCCCGACCCCGACGAGGCCACGGTCCTGCCCGCCGTGGCGGAGGGCGACGGCGACCGCCGTTCCGTGCTCGTGGAGGCGCTGTTCAGCGGCGCCCGCTACGAGTTCGTGGTGCGGCCGGTGAAGGGGCGGGACGAGGGAGAGGAATCCGAGCCCGTCCAGGTCCTCTGGGACGACGATCCTCCCCCCGGGCCGACCGGTGTGCGGGTTCACGACGGCGGAGCGGTCGTGGAGTGGGACGCGGTGGAGGAGGCCACGCACTACGAGGTGTGGCTGCGGGCGCTGGAGTGCGGGCCGGCCGACGAGTTCCGCCGGCCCCGCGACGGCCTGGACGGGTCCCGGCCAGGGGACGCGGCCCCCGACGGCGACGGCTCCCGGACGCCGGACCGGGAAACACCGACGCCGCGGCCCGAACCCCGGCCCGAACCCCCGCCCGACCCGGCCCCCGAGCCCGTCCCCGATCCCGCCCCCGCGCAGCCCGACCCTCCGACGGCCCCGACGCCCGCCCCCTCACCGGGAATCGACTGCGAGCGCAGGGACGGCCGCGGGCCACAGGACGGAGAGGGATGGCGCACGCAGGGCTCGACGGGGGAGGACACCCGGTGGGAGGCGACGGTGTCCGGTCACTACGAGGTCGTGGTCAGGTCCTATCGGGACTACGTGGAGGGGCGCTTCTCCGACAGTGTGCTCCTTTGA
- a CDS encoding NADPH-dependent FMN reductase yields the protein MTRFTVLVAAPQTRSAVYTTALRAASEVAARAGVTSTPEVVDLAELGADLLADDSDAVDAALESVRESDVLLVASPQVHGTYTGLLKVFLDRLPELGLGHTVAVPLAVVEDLRNSRGIEEDLRVLLADLGAWVAEPGLVLATDETHRPDSVVRAWADVAAPGLRQAVSVAA from the coding sequence ATGACCCGCTTCACCGTGCTCGTCGCCGCCCCCCAGACCCGATCCGCCGTGTACACCACCGCTCTGCGCGCCGCCTCCGAAGTCGCCGCCCGCGCGGGCGTCACGTCCACTCCCGAGGTCGTCGACCTCGCCGAGCTGGGCGCCGACCTGCTCGCCGACGACTCCGACGCGGTCGACGCCGCGCTGGAGAGCGTGCGCGAGAGCGACGTCCTGCTGGTCGCCTCCCCCCAGGTGCACGGCACCTACACCGGCCTGCTGAAGGTCTTCCTGGACCGCCTGCCCGAGCTCGGCCTGGGCCACACCGTGGCCGTGCCGCTGGCCGTGGTCGAGGATCTGCGCAACAGCCGCGGCATCGAGGAGGACCTGCGCGTCCTGCTGGCCGACCTCGGCGCGTGGGTGGCCGAGCCGGGACTGGTCCTGGCCACCGACGAGACCCACCGGCCCGACAGCGTCGTGCGCGCGTGGGCCGACGTCGCCGCGCCCGGCCTGCGTCAGGCCGTGTCCGTGGCTGCATGA
- the nagA gene encoding N-acetylglucosamine-6-phosphate deacetylase, with protein MPHSVTLTNARVVTPDGVHDGWLRVADGRVSELGSGEPPAGPTHDAGGWVVPGLVDTHVHGGAGHAFPEADPEGAREIVAFNRARGVTSMIGGLVAAAPEDTLRQVAALAELCESGELAGVYLEGPFIARSKCGAHDPALLRDPDTAEFDRWLKAGRGHVRMVTVAPELPGATELIRAAVSNGVVAAVGHTEASYEQTRAAFDAGATVATHLYNAMRPLNHRDPGPIAASLEDERVTVELILDLVHVHPGAAKLVFAAAGAGRVSLVTDAMSATGLGDGEYTLGDLRVRVSGGEARLVDTGAIASSTIVLPQAVRNAVESLDVDVPEAVRSASSVPAAALGLDGAGRIAVGGPADLVVLDADLAVSGVMSGGDWVV; from the coding sequence ATGCCCCACAGCGTCACGCTCACCAACGCCCGCGTCGTGACCCCCGACGGCGTCCACGACGGCTGGCTGCGCGTCGCGGACGGTCGCGTGAGCGAACTGGGATCGGGGGAGCCGCCCGCCGGGCCGACCCACGACGCCGGCGGCTGGGTGGTCCCGGGCCTGGTGGACACCCACGTCCACGGGGGCGCGGGACACGCCTTCCCCGAGGCCGACCCGGAGGGGGCGCGTGAGATCGTCGCGTTCAACCGCGCGCGAGGGGTGACGTCGATGATCGGCGGTCTGGTCGCCGCCGCCCCCGAGGACACGCTCCGCCAGGTGGCGGCCCTGGCCGAGCTGTGCGAGTCCGGTGAACTGGCGGGCGTCTACCTGGAGGGGCCGTTCATCGCCCGGTCCAAGTGCGGAGCGCACGACCCCGCGCTGCTGCGCGACCCCGACACCGCGGAGTTCGACCGGTGGCTGAAGGCGGGCCGGGGCCACGTGCGCATGGTGACCGTCGCACCGGAGCTGCCGGGCGCGACGGAGCTGATCCGCGCCGCGGTCTCCAACGGCGTGGTCGCCGCCGTGGGGCACACCGAGGCGAGCTACGAGCAGACCCGCGCCGCCTTCGACGCGGGCGCCACGGTGGCCACGCACCTGTACAACGCGATGCGTCCGCTCAACCACCGCGACCCGGGGCCGATCGCGGCCTCCCTGGAGGACGAACGGGTGACCGTGGAGCTGATCCTGGACCTCGTGCACGTCCATCCCGGCGCGGCGAAGCTGGTGTTCGCGGCGGCGGGGGCCGGGCGCGTGTCGCTGGTGACCGACGCGATGTCGGCGACGGGCCTGGGGGACGGCGAGTACACGCTGGGCGATCTGCGGGTGCGGGTCAGCGGCGGCGAGGCCCGGCTGGTGGACACCGGCGCGATCGCCTCCAGCACGATCGTGCTGCCGCAGGCCGTGCGCAACGCGGTGGAGTCGCTGGACGTGGACGTGCCGGAGGCCGTGCGCTCGGCGTCGTCGGTCCCGGCGGCGGCGCTGGGCCTGGACGGCGCGGGCCGGATCGCGGTGGGCGGCCCGGCCGACCTCGTGGTGCTGGACGCGGACCTGGCGGTCTCCGGAGTGATGTCCGGTGGCGACTGGGTGGTGTGA
- a CDS encoding isocitrate lyase/phosphoenolpyruvate mutase family protein — protein MTRFEEFRDLHRTGAPLVLPNAWDLASAAALAGAGFRALGTTSLGVAAAAGRPDAQGDTLAQTLLLAHGMVRLDALVSVDIEGGFGDEPEQVASLGRELADAGVAGVNIEDGLPDGGLRPLGRQCAMIEAVKDAAPDLFVNARTDTHWLPGHTALTAQRAAAYRSAGADGVFVPGLTDTAAIADLVRSLDVPLNVLYSPAGPSLRALTDLGVRRVSCGSLLFRAALGATVATARAVALDGAVPSGLPTYAEAQALADAYAERL, from the coding sequence ATGACGCGCTTCGAGGAGTTCCGCGACCTGCACCGCACCGGTGCGCCCCTGGTCCTGCCCAACGCCTGGGACCTGGCCTCGGCCGCCGCCCTGGCCGGGGCGGGCTTCCGCGCCCTCGGCACGACCAGCCTGGGCGTGGCGGCCGCCGCGGGCCGCCCCGACGCCCAGGGGGACACCCTGGCCCAGACCCTGCTGCTCGCGCACGGCATGGTCCGCCTGGACGCCCTGGTCAGTGTGGACATCGAGGGGGGCTTCGGCGACGAGCCCGAGCAGGTCGCCTCGCTCGGCCGCGAACTCGCCGACGCCGGAGTGGCGGGGGTCAACATCGAGGACGGCCTCCCCGACGGCGGGCTGCGCCCGCTGGGCAGGCAGTGCGCGATGATCGAGGCGGTCAAGGACGCCGCCCCGGACCTGTTCGTCAACGCCCGCACGGACACGCACTGGCTGCCGGGCCACACGGCGCTGACGGCGCAGCGCGCCGCGGCCTATCGGTCAGCGGGCGCCGACGGCGTCTTCGTACCCGGGCTCACCGACACCGCGGCCATCGCGGACCTGGTCCGTTCCCTGGACGTGCCGCTGAACGTCCTGTACTCCCCCGCCGGCCCCTCCCTGCGCGCCCTCACCGACCTGGGTGTGCGCAGGGTCAGCTGCGGATCCCTGCTGTTCCGCGCCGCTCTGGGCGCCACCGTCGCCACGGCCCGGGCCGTGGCCCTCGACGGGGCCGTCCCCTCGGGACTGCCCACCTACGCCGAGGCCCAGGCCCTGGCGGACGCCTACGCCGAACGCCTCTGA
- a CDS encoding Txe/YoeB family addiction module toxin, with the protein MRAVRFDPAAWEDFRYWLEADKKVARRTVRLIGEIQRTPFDGLGKPEPLKGDLSGYWSRRITDEHRIVYRVTENEVRILQARYHYR; encoded by the coding sequence GTGAGGGCCGTTCGTTTCGATCCCGCCGCATGGGAGGACTTCCGGTACTGGCTGGAGGCCGACAAGAAGGTCGCTCGCCGGACCGTCCGTTTGATCGGTGAGATACAGCGGACCCCCTTCGACGGTCTGGGTAAGCCGGAACCCCTGAAGGGGGACCTGTCCGGGTACTGGTCGCGGCGGATCACTGACGAGCACCGCATCGTGTATCGGGTGACCGAGAACGAGGTGAGGATTCTTCAGGCCCGGTATCACTACAGGTGA
- a CDS encoding type II toxin-antitoxin system Phd/YefM family antitoxin: MSISANEARANLYPLIKQVHDDHDVVHITSRQHGNAVLMSEEDWNGWMETVYLMRSPANASRLLDAVARDQTSGEAVTTSMDELAELAEDE, from the coding sequence ATGTCCATCAGCGCGAACGAAGCCAGAGCGAACCTCTACCCTCTGATCAAGCAGGTCCACGACGATCATGACGTCGTCCACATCACCTCCCGGCAGCACGGCAATGCGGTGCTCATGAGTGAAGAGGACTGGAACGGGTGGATGGAGACCGTCTACCTGATGCGCTCTCCCGCGAACGCCTCCCGGTTGCTGGACGCTGTCGCCCGCGATCAGACGAGTGGCGAAGCGGTCACCACCAGCATGGACGAACTCGCTGAGTTGGCGGAGGATGAGTGA